One window of the Acaryochloris sp. CCMEE 5410 genome contains the following:
- a CDS encoding FAD/NAD(P)-binding oxidoreductase, producing the protein MTATQPAADTTDQHSISHQIVIVGGGSAGITVAAQLLKQMRSLDILIIEPSEQHYYQPGWTLVGGGCIPFEATVQPQQTLIPQDATWLQDKVVQFDPDQNCLHTQNGTQVTYDYLVVCPGIQINWSQIKGLQEALGKGGVCSNYAIGGATHTWETIKQFQGGNAIFTYPETPIKCAGAPQKIMYLADEAFGKSGVRQQTQISYCTATGKIFGVDAFVPALMQVVERKGIDLRTQHNLTEIHPDQKVALFEVSNGNETETISLPYDMIHVTPPMSAPDVLKHSPLAVEGPGGWVDVDKFTTQHNRYPNVFSLGDASSLPTSKTAAAIRREAPVLVQNLLAHMNQTPLMGQYNGYSCCPLITGYDKTILAEFDYEAQPYPSFPLDATKERTSMWLLKRYVLPWVYWNRMLKGEEHEGNFIRRLLPNAAFELSKKA; encoded by the coding sequence ATGACTGCAACTCAACCTGCTGCAGATACGACTGATCAACACTCCATATCTCATCAAATCGTCATTGTTGGGGGTGGATCTGCGGGAATTACCGTCGCAGCTCAGTTACTAAAGCAAATGCGGTCCCTCGATATTCTAATTATTGAGCCCTCTGAGCAGCATTATTATCAACCCGGATGGACGCTAGTTGGGGGTGGCTGTATTCCCTTTGAGGCCACCGTTCAACCTCAGCAAACACTTATTCCTCAGGATGCAACCTGGCTTCAAGATAAGGTCGTGCAGTTTGATCCTGATCAAAATTGCCTCCACACCCAAAATGGTACTCAGGTGACCTATGACTATCTAGTGGTTTGCCCTGGTATTCAGATCAATTGGAGTCAGATCAAAGGGCTCCAAGAGGCGCTAGGCAAAGGAGGAGTATGTAGTAACTATGCTATCGGTGGCGCAACTCACACCTGGGAAACGATTAAACAGTTCCAGGGCGGAAACGCCATTTTCACGTATCCTGAAACCCCCATCAAGTGTGCAGGGGCTCCCCAAAAAATTATGTATCTTGCTGATGAAGCCTTTGGGAAAAGCGGCGTTCGACAGCAAACCCAAATTAGCTATTGCACAGCAACCGGAAAAATCTTTGGCGTTGATGCGTTTGTTCCAGCGTTGATGCAGGTTGTAGAGCGTAAAGGCATTGATCTAAGAACTCAGCATAATTTGACTGAAATTCATCCAGATCAAAAAGTTGCCCTCTTTGAAGTTAGTAACGGCAACGAAACAGAAACGATCTCTTTGCCCTATGACATGATTCATGTGACGCCACCCATGAGTGCCCCTGATGTACTCAAGCACAGTCCACTTGCGGTGGAAGGACCGGGAGGCTGGGTTGATGTGGATAAATTCACAACCCAACATAATCGGTATCCAAATGTTTTTAGCCTAGGGGATGCATCCTCGTTGCCCACCTCTAAAACGGCAGCCGCTATTCGCAGAGAAGCCCCTGTGCTCGTGCAGAATTTGCTAGCCCATATGAATCAAACCCCATTGATGGGTCAATACAATGGCTATAGTTGTTGCCCCCTCATCACCGGATATGACAAAACGATTCTGGCAGAGTTTGATTATGAGGCTCAACCTTATCCCAGTTTCCCCCTGGACGCGACCAAAGAACGCACGAGTATGTGGTTATTAAAACGCTATGTCTTGCCCTGGGTTTACTGGAATCGGATGCTTAAAGGCGAAGAACATGAGGGTAATTTTATTCGCCGCCTTCTGCCCAATGCAGCTTTTGAGTTGAGCAAAAAAGCGTAA
- a CDS encoding FeoA family protein produces the protein MTINLYGPTDSCQSLANMQPPQQLWIVGYRNSAKTNQLIGMGLAPGTAIEVLQMVAGNLVVRIGETRIGLNQNIAEQILVSDQPLTAPENVMGDPANMEQTAPITLKDFQLHQTGKVKGFAATDTPDLRAYKKKLLAMGLTPGTEFTVTHIAPLGDPVEIKVRGFRLSLRQAEAALLLVQEVQE, from the coding sequence GTGACGATTAATCTATATGGCCCCACCGATTCTTGTCAGAGCTTGGCAAATATGCAACCGCCACAACAACTGTGGATTGTGGGCTATCGAAACAGTGCCAAGACGAATCAACTAATCGGCATGGGGTTAGCACCTGGGACTGCCATTGAAGTCTTACAGATGGTCGCTGGAAATTTGGTGGTTCGCATTGGCGAAACCCGCATTGGCCTAAATCAGAATATTGCTGAGCAAATTTTAGTGTCGGATCAGCCGTTAACAGCTCCAGAAAACGTCATGGGAGACCCTGCCAACATGGAACAAACCGCCCCCATAACCCTTAAAGATTTCCAGCTTCACCAAACAGGCAAGGTCAAAGGTTTTGCCGCTACGGATACCCCAGACCTTAGAGCCTATAAAAAAAAGCTATTGGCCATGGGCCTTACCCCGGGCACTGAATTTACCGTCACCCATATTGCTCCCCTCGGTGATCCCGTAGAAATCAAAGTTCGAGGGTTTCGGCTTAGCCTTCGTCAAGCGGAAGCCGCCTTATTGCTTGTTCAAGAGGTGCAGGAATAG
- the feoB gene encoding Fe(2+) transporter permease subunit FeoB, which yields MSTPTIALIGNPNCGKITLFNDLTGTNQRTGNWPGVTVDQKTGHYHYNGTKTTVVDLPGVYSLDGEDDSTGLDEVIARDYLLSTEADLILNIVDASNLERNLYLTTQIMEMGLPMVVALNMMDIAQDHDLDIDAQVLSQRMGCPVSTMSAFLGEGIHEIKDIINSYVDDPKNHPTFVTYPAVIEDAIHQLEPIVQQQGHNSKIAPRWTALKLLEYENRVAPELQGQQIEQIIAKHRRQVHQLLHEDIDILVADTRYGYIRSLMQAAVQQTHQVSHSKSDQIDQVVLNRWIGIPLFLVVMYLMFFIAINMGGAFIDFFDIAVGTLFVDAPQTWLESVGTPGWLTGIVTAAGSGIQTVATFIPQIGLLFLILALLEDSGYMARAAFVMDKLMRFVGLPGKSFIPMLVGFGCNVPAIMATRTLENRRDRLMTIMMNPFMSCGARLPVYALFAAAFFPRNGQNLVFGLYLIGITAAVFTGFVMKNTIMQGETSPLVMELPPYHIPKIKGVFLRAGDRLKTFLLKAGKMIVLMVMVLAFLNSVGTDGSFGQQDSQNSVLSASSRTITPVFAPMGVQAENWPATVGIFTGVFAKEAMVGSLDSLYGQLAEEATPSEADPPFNLGENIRAALVSIPINMVSLGNQLLDPLGLNIGDVQDQSAVAEEQELSTSTFGQMAQRFGTSTAAFAYLLFVLMYFPCVAATGAVYRETNLGWTALVAAWTTGLAYWVATMFYQMATFAQHPGFSTVWIGSGVVVMVAVIGLLKSFGTRRNTVSMSPIKSTNRPKVTAGRR from the coding sequence ATGTCAACACCGACCATTGCCTTAATTGGCAACCCAAACTGTGGTAAAATCACTCTTTTTAACGATTTAACGGGAACAAACCAGCGAACGGGTAATTGGCCAGGGGTGACCGTTGATCAGAAAACGGGACACTATCACTACAATGGCACCAAAACGACGGTGGTGGACTTGCCCGGAGTGTATTCCCTAGATGGCGAAGATGACAGTACGGGTTTAGACGAAGTGATTGCCCGCGACTATCTACTGTCCACCGAGGCCGATTTAATTTTGAATATTGTCGATGCCTCTAACTTGGAGCGAAATCTCTACCTCACCACCCAAATCATGGAAATGGGACTGCCCATGGTGGTTGCCCTAAACATGATGGACATTGCTCAAGATCACGACTTGGACATTGATGCGCAGGTGCTATCCCAACGTATGGGCTGCCCCGTAAGTACCATGAGTGCGTTTCTAGGAGAGGGCATCCACGAAATCAAAGATATTATTAACAGCTATGTTGATGATCCGAAAAATCATCCTACCTTTGTCACTTACCCTGCAGTGATTGAGGATGCCATCCATCAGCTAGAGCCGATCGTCCAGCAGCAGGGGCATAATTCCAAAATTGCGCCTCGCTGGACTGCCTTGAAGTTGCTGGAATATGAAAATCGGGTGGCCCCAGAGTTGCAGGGGCAGCAGATTGAGCAAATCATTGCCAAACATCGCCGCCAAGTTCACCAGTTGTTGCATGAAGATATCGATATTTTGGTGGCGGATACCCGCTATGGTTATATCCGTAGTCTGATGCAAGCGGCGGTTCAACAAACCCATCAAGTCAGCCACTCCAAATCAGATCAGATTGATCAGGTCGTCCTCAATCGCTGGATTGGCATTCCCCTATTTTTGGTGGTGATGTATTTGATGTTTTTCATTGCCATCAATATGGGTGGAGCCTTTATTGACTTTTTCGATATTGCCGTGGGGACATTGTTTGTTGATGCGCCTCAAACCTGGCTTGAGTCCGTCGGTACACCGGGCTGGCTTACAGGTATCGTCACGGCAGCGGGGAGTGGCATCCAAACTGTCGCGACGTTTATCCCCCAAATTGGCCTGCTATTTCTAATTCTGGCGTTGCTGGAAGATTCAGGCTATATGGCTAGAGCCGCGTTTGTGATGGATAAGCTGATGCGATTTGTCGGCTTGCCGGGTAAATCGTTTATTCCCATGCTGGTGGGATTTGGCTGTAATGTACCGGCAATTATGGCGACTCGAACTTTGGAAAACCGCCGCGATCGCCTGATGACGATCATGATGAATCCGTTTATGTCCTGTGGGGCCAGACTGCCCGTTTATGCTCTGTTTGCAGCGGCCTTTTTCCCCCGCAATGGTCAGAATTTGGTGTTTGGTCTCTATCTGATTGGGATTACCGCCGCCGTATTTACCGGGTTTGTGATGAAAAACACGATTATGCAGGGGGAGACCTCCCCGCTGGTGATGGAATTACCCCCGTACCATATTCCTAAAATCAAAGGGGTTTTTCTACGGGCTGGAGACCGACTCAAGACCTTTTTGCTGAAGGCCGGAAAGATGATTGTGCTGATGGTGATGGTTCTGGCCTTCTTAAATTCTGTCGGCACTGATGGCTCCTTTGGTCAGCAAGATAGCCAAAACTCGGTATTGTCAGCTAGCAGCCGAACCATTACGCCTGTGTTTGCTCCCATGGGCGTTCAAGCGGAGAATTGGCCAGCAACGGTGGGCATTTTTACAGGTGTCTTTGCCAAGGAAGCCATGGTGGGATCGTTAGATTCTCTCTACGGTCAACTGGCTGAAGAAGCGACACCCAGCGAGGCAGATCCTCCCTTTAATTTGGGTGAGAATATTCGAGCTGCCTTGGTTAGCATTCCAATCAATATGGTCAGTTTGGGAAATCAATTGCTCGATCCATTGGGGTTGAATATTGGCGATGTCCAAGATCAGAGTGCAGTGGCTGAGGAACAAGAACTGTCTACGAGTACCTTTGGTCAAATGGCTCAGCGGTTTGGTACTTCAACGGCGGCTTTTGCTTATCTCTTGTTCGTGTTAATGTATTTCCCTTGTGTCGCAGCAACTGGAGCGGTTTACCGAGAAACCAATTTAGGGTGGACAGCCTTGGTCGCGGCTTGGACGACTGGATTGGCCTATTGGGTGGCGACCATGTTTTACCAAATGGCTACATTCGCCCAGCATCCTGGATTCTCGACTGTTTGGATTGGAAGCGGAGTAGTGGTGATGGTTGCAGTGATTGGTCTTTTGAAAAGCTTCGGTACTCGGCGAAATACCGTCTCCATGAGTCCAATCAAAAGCACTAATAGACCAAAAGTAACCGCAGGTAGGCGTTAA
- a CDS encoding nitric-oxide reductase large subunit, translating to MANPALDTTVATNLRSRRPSMGLPAWLALICIVTFTVLLTAGAAIYKNAPPIPARIVSPQQETILTQADIQAGQETYLARGGQHIGSIWGHGSYLAPDWTADVLHRWGLATAGVLYDGDSDFSQADFEQLSDIDRATLSVQVQQDFKANRYDANSDTLALTSAQTQGLQQVFEDYQTLLSQGSSIHSIPSGWFTDKGQIRSVTAFFSWTAWAASANRPNAPFSYTANFPHDDLIGNQAPGQFLIWSIVSVVVLIAAIAFFLFVYITQEDAEDVQPVTTCPAIRLATPSQKVTTLFFGVAMILCLVQILMGMVTAHYAVEGEGFYGIPIQQYLPYAASRTWHLQLAVFWIATCWLAAGLYFGPRFGKHEPKFQAWGNGGLLAALTVVVVGSLLGTWAGVQGWLGDKSFWFGHQGYEYVELGRLWQLLLIGGMVFWLWLMFRALKPALKAEGNKTGLNHFFLYSAITIPLFYASGLMYSNHTPLSIAEYWRWWVVHLWVEGFFEVFATVAIAYLCSELGFLKRSTALRATYLTTILYLGSGVIGTLHHLYFAGTPVFITAMGSVASALEVVPLTLIGFEVVKSLKLSKEAQGFYRLPLKFFIATCFWNLVGAGVFGFLINPPIVLYYSQGLNTTPIHAHSALYGVYGSLAIALMLFALREITPDHAWDEKNFNFSFWWINGGLGIMMVFGLIPNGFYQLVQSINHGTWYARSAEVINSPWMHWTVWLRIPGDMVFAVGALVLVMSVGRAVIAIWQQPTQTQPLRDP from the coding sequence ATGGCCAACCCAGCTTTAGATACCACTGTAGCGACGAACTTGCGATCGCGTCGCCCCTCTATGGGCTTACCCGCATGGTTAGCTCTGATTTGTATCGTCACCTTTACCGTTCTACTCACGGCGGGGGCAGCCATTTATAAAAATGCACCGCCTATTCCTGCCAGAATCGTTTCGCCTCAACAGGAAACGATCCTCACCCAGGCCGATATTCAAGCGGGCCAAGAAACCTACCTCGCCCGAGGCGGCCAGCATATTGGCAGTATTTGGGGACATGGCAGCTATCTAGCCCCAGACTGGACCGCAGATGTCCTCCATCGCTGGGGACTAGCCACTGCGGGCGTCCTGTATGACGGTGATTCTGACTTCAGTCAAGCGGATTTCGAGCAATTATCAGATATCGACCGCGCCACCCTGAGCGTCCAAGTCCAGCAGGATTTTAAGGCTAATCGTTACGATGCCAACTCGGACACCCTGGCCCTCACCTCGGCCCAAACCCAAGGGCTACAACAGGTTTTTGAAGACTATCAAACCCTGCTTTCCCAAGGATCTTCGATTCATTCCATTCCCAGTGGCTGGTTCACTGATAAGGGACAAATTCGCTCGGTTACGGCCTTTTTTAGCTGGACAGCCTGGGCGGCCTCGGCCAACCGTCCCAATGCGCCCTTCTCTTACACCGCTAACTTTCCCCACGATGATCTGATTGGCAATCAAGCCCCAGGGCAATTTCTGATCTGGTCGATCGTGTCAGTGGTGGTCTTAATTGCAGCCATTGCTTTTTTCTTGTTCGTCTACATTACCCAAGAAGATGCAGAAGACGTGCAGCCCGTCACTACCTGCCCCGCCATCCGCCTCGCCACCCCCAGCCAGAAAGTCACAACCCTCTTTTTTGGCGTGGCGATGATCCTTTGTTTGGTTCAAATCCTGATGGGCATGGTGACGGCTCACTATGCTGTCGAGGGAGAGGGGTTCTATGGCATTCCCATTCAGCAATATCTGCCCTACGCTGCCTCCCGCACCTGGCACTTGCAGCTTGCTGTCTTTTGGATTGCCACCTGCTGGCTGGCTGCAGGGCTGTACTTTGGCCCTCGCTTTGGTAAGCATGAACCCAAGTTTCAAGCCTGGGGCAATGGCGGACTATTGGCCGCCCTCACCGTGGTGGTTGTTGGTTCCTTGTTGGGTACTTGGGCTGGCGTCCAGGGCTGGCTAGGAGACAAAAGTTTCTGGTTCGGTCACCAAGGCTATGAGTATGTAGAGCTGGGTCGGCTCTGGCAATTACTGTTAATTGGCGGCATGGTGTTTTGGCTATGGCTAATGTTCCGAGCCCTGAAACCCGCCCTCAAAGCAGAAGGCAACAAAACGGGACTCAATCATTTCTTTCTCTATAGCGCCATCACTATTCCCCTGTTCTATGCATCCGGCCTCATGTATTCCAACCATACGCCCCTGAGTATTGCCGAATATTGGCGCTGGTGGGTGGTTCACCTTTGGGTTGAGGGATTCTTTGAAGTGTTTGCAACAGTGGCCATCGCCTACCTCTGTAGCGAACTGGGCTTTTTGAAACGATCGACTGCTCTGAGAGCCACCTATTTAACCACGATTCTCTATCTAGGGAGCGGTGTGATTGGCACCCTTCACCATCTCTACTTTGCGGGCACCCCGGTCTTTATTACGGCCATGGGGTCCGTAGCTTCGGCTCTAGAGGTGGTTCCCCTTACCTTAATCGGGTTTGAAGTCGTTAAGTCCCTGAAGCTCTCGAAAGAGGCCCAAGGGTTTTATCGGCTGCCCCTCAAGTTTTTTATCGCTACTTGTTTCTGGAATCTAGTGGGAGCGGGTGTGTTTGGATTTCTGATCAATCCGCCAATTGTTCTCTATTATTCCCAAGGACTAAACACCACCCCTATTCATGCCCACTCTGCCCTGTATGGGGTGTATGGTTCTCTAGCGATTGCCCTAATGCTATTTGCCCTGCGAGAAATCACGCCAGATCATGCCTGGGATGAGAAAAACTTCAACTTCTCTTTCTGGTGGATTAACGGAGGACTAGGGATCATGATGGTCTTTGGCTTGATTCCCAATGGCTTCTATCAACTGGTACAGTCCATCAATCATGGCACTTGGTATGCCCGCAGCGCAGAGGTAATCAACTCCCCCTGGATGCACTGGACTGTCTGGCTGAGAATTCCTGGCGATATGGTCTTTGCGGTGGGTGCTTTGGTACTGGTGATGAGCGTTGGCCGAGCTGTGATTGCCATTTGGCAACAGCCCACTCAAACACAACCTTTAAGAGATCCCTAG
- a CDS encoding Crp/Fnr family transcriptional regulator translates to MIDTANVADWLETTVIFRGLSAEQRQALTQIAQIQSFKKSEQIFRQDQEATGFYVVKSGRVKVFQMSANGKEQILNIFTEGDNFADVPALDGQAFPASAAALEPADLIFFPRYPFLEFLHHNPDVAVQMLISLSSHLRHLAQLVEQLSFKSVPQRLATYLLSLGDTASDTVYLDLTKSQLAARLGTIPATLSRAFYQLGSDGMIAIAGPKVTILDRDRLTALSQSPESSE, encoded by the coding sequence ATGATAGACACCGCTAACGTGGCAGATTGGTTGGAGACAACCGTGATTTTTCGCGGCTTATCCGCAGAACAACGCCAGGCCCTGACCCAAATTGCTCAAATTCAATCCTTTAAAAAGAGTGAGCAAATCTTCCGCCAAGACCAAGAGGCGACGGGATTTTATGTGGTGAAGTCGGGGCGAGTCAAAGTCTTTCAGATGTCTGCCAATGGCAAAGAACAGATCCTCAATATTTTTACCGAGGGTGATAACTTTGCAGATGTCCCTGCTTTAGATGGCCAAGCCTTTCCGGCTTCTGCTGCAGCCCTGGAACCTGCCGACCTAATTTTTTTCCCGCGCTACCCGTTTCTGGAGTTTCTCCACCACAACCCCGATGTGGCGGTGCAAATGTTGATTAGCCTCTCTAGCCACCTGCGCCATCTGGCCCAACTGGTTGAGCAATTGTCATTTAAAAGTGTGCCGCAGCGTTTGGCAACCTACCTGTTAAGTTTGGGTGATACGGCCAGCGATACGGTCTATCTGGACTTAACCAAAAGCCAACTGGCAGCAAGGCTGGGAACTATTCCAGCAACCCTGTCTCGGGCGTTTTATCAACTCGGTAGTGATGGCATGATTGCGATCGCAGGCCCCAAAGTGACAATACTGGATCGCGATCGCCTCACAGCTTTAAGTCAATCCCCAGAATCCTCCGAATAG
- a CDS encoding FeoC-like transcriptional regulator codes for MILQDVQDFIHNGHLVSLAEMEQHFHIEGQALQAMIHKLIRKGRVRQAPVPTKCHGCTFCDGHALTFYEWVDEQNRPEPHHGSRCSIPCCQDQI; via the coding sequence ATGATTTTGCAGGACGTTCAAGACTTTATCCATAACGGTCATCTGGTGTCTTTGGCTGAGATGGAGCAACATTTCCATATTGAAGGCCAAGCCCTACAGGCGATGATCCATAAACTGATTCGTAAGGGGCGGGTGCGGCAAGCCCCTGTTCCTACAAAATGTCATGGCTGTACCTTTTGTGATGGTCATGCCCTGACGTTTTATGAATGGGTAGATGAGCAAAACCGACCTGAACCGCATCATGGGTCCCGATGCTCTATTCCCTGCTGCCAAGATCAAATCTAG
- a CDS encoding group 1 truncated hemoglobin, which translates to MPTLFDKLGGSAAVDLAVDKFYERVLQDERINHFFANTDMVRQRAHQKAFLTYAFGGTDKYDGRHMRAAHKELVEKQGLKGEHFDAVAENLMVTLKDMGVPEELMAEVAAVAAAPQHQKDVLNQ; encoded by the coding sequence ATGCCAACTTTATTTGACAAACTTGGTGGTTCAGCCGCCGTTGACTTAGCAGTGGACAAGTTTTATGAGCGCGTCTTACAAGATGAGCGCATCAATCACTTTTTTGCTAACACCGATATGGTGAGACAGCGAGCACATCAAAAAGCCTTTCTGACCTACGCTTTTGGCGGCACCGATAAATATGATGGTCGCCATATGCGAGCAGCCCATAAAGAGCTAGTAGAGAAACAAGGCTTAAAGGGAGAGCATTTTGACGCCGTAGCGGAGAATCTCATGGTAACTCTTAAAGACATGGGAGTTCCTGAGGAGCTGATGGCAGAAGTCGCAGCGGTAGCAGCAGCCCCTCAACATCAAAAAGATGTCTTGAACCAGTAA
- a CDS encoding ISKra4-like element ISAcas2 family transposase (programmed frameshift), which produces MTPEEEQEFNACVTRISELLYQDSQSQSLPMKTLAEIECTVRTQLQTHVSPQMGLFFIDQVSPPDVGEYRRTLKSILGKLNLTRTQATALKVKPNSQLSPYLEMCALRISANVSYAHASEDLAVLTGITVSSKTQQRLVHRQTFSPPSLTQGVTQLSLDGGNIRLITPKGEPCHWRGYKAVRINGDRVGLAYYQDHTSLCLAVNRFRFAARVYCLGDGHVGIWKLYRQMRLPTQQEQILDWFHLMENLHKVGGSLKRLQQAETFLWRGKIDEAIDLFCGLSKPQAKRFCQYLRDHRERIPNYGYYQAEGIPIGSGAVESLVKQIDRRTKISGAQWQEKHIPKVLAHRCAYLNRQLDSIFLLKK; this is translated from the exons ATGACACCAGAAGAAGAACAAGAATTCAATGCTTGCGTCACACGCATTTCAGAACTGCTGTATCAAGACTCCCAATCCCAGTCTCTGCCCATGAAGACTTTGGCAGAGATTGAATGCACCGTTCGGACTCAACTGCAAACTCATGTGTCGCCTCAAATGGGTCT CTTTTTTATCGACCAAGTTAGCCCGCCAGATGTCGGAGAATATCGACGGACCTTAAAAAGCATTCTGGGCAAACTCAACCTCACTCGGACCCAAGCAACAGCCCTCAAGGTCAAGCCCAACAGTCAGTTAAGCCCCTACTTAGAGATGTGCGCCCTGCGTATTAGTGCCAATGTTTCCTATGCCCATGCATCAGAGGATCTAGCAGTTTTAACGGGTATCACAGTCAGCTCCAAAACGCAGCAGCGTCTCGTTCATCGTCAAACCTTCAGTCCACCCTCTTTGACGCAAGGAGTCACTCAGCTCAGCTTAGATGGGGGCAATATTCGGTTGATTACTCCAAAAGGGGAACCCTGCCACTGGCGTGGTTATAAAGCAGTTCGCATCAATGGCGATAGGGTTGGCTTGGCCTACTATCAAGACCATACTTCCCTCTGCCTGGCGGTGAACCGCTTCAGATTTGCTGCAAGGGTTTACTGTCTTGGGGATGGTCATGTTGGGATTTGGAAGCTTTACCGACAGATGAGACTGCCAACTCAACAGGAGCAGATCCTAGACTGGTTCCACTTGATGGAGAATTTACATAAAGTCGGTGGGTCACTCAAACGGCTGCAGCAAGCTGAAACCTTTTTGTGGAGAGGGAAGATTGATGAGGCCATCGATTTGTTCTGTGGTTTGAGCAAACCTCAGGCTAAACGGTTCTGTCAGTATTTGCGAGACCACCGAGAGCGGATTCCCAACTATGGTTACTATCAAGCTGAGGGAATACCCATTGGCTCTGGTGCCGTTGAGTCGCTTGTTAAGCAAATTGACCGAAGGACAAAGATTTCAGGTGCGCAATGGCAAGAAAAACATATCCCCAAAGTCCTAGCTCATCGCTGTGCCTATCTCAATCGACAACTTGACTCTATTTTTCTCCTGAAAAAGTGA